From the Planktothricoides raciborskii GIHE-MW2 genome, the window CGACAACCAAGCCGAAATTGTCGTCGTCACCCACGATGTCTCAGAAGGTAATTTCCTCAATGCTTTAGCCGAAATTCGCCAACTCGATGCGGTAATGAGCATTCCCAGTGTCTTACGAGTCTTGTAAAGCGCAGTAGGGCACGGGCTTGCCCTCGGATGAGGGACCCGCCGTCGGCAGAGGAGCGGGGGAGCAGAGGAGCAGAGGAGCAAAGGGGGAAGAGAGGGAAGAGGGGGAAGAGGGGGAAGAGAGGGAAGAGAGGAAATTTCCCTCCCACACTCCGATGGCGGCTTCCCACACTCCACACTCCCCACTCCCCTGCACCCCCACACCCCACACTCCCGCTAAATTTAATCTAAATAGCTGAATCAAATTAGTCTCAAGGAGGAATTGATGACATCAGAAAAACAAGAATTAGCCACAAATCAAGCAGCAGATAAATGGTGGCCAAGATTGCGAGAAAATATCGTAATTTTAGCGATCGCTTTAGGATTAGCTTTCTTAATTCGTCTTTTCGTCGCCGAACCGAGATATATTCCCTCGGATTCCATGGCTCCGACCCTACAACTGGGCGATCGCCTAGTCGTCGAAAAAATATCCTATCGATTTCGACCCCCAACCCTAGGGGACATCATTGTCTTTGACCCACCCGAAACATTGCAATATCAGGGATATGGAAAAAACCAAGCATTCATCAAACGAATCATTGGCACCAGCGGTCAAGTCATTACCGTAGACAACAGTCAAGTTTATGTAGATAACCAACCATTAACGGAAGAATACATCGCCGAACCGCCCAACTACCAATGGGGACCGCACTCAGTACCCTCAGAGCAATTATTCGTCATGGGAGATAACCGCAATCATAGTAACGACTCCCATATTTGGGGCTTTTTGCCAATTGAGAATATTATTGGTCGGGCTACTTTTCGTTTTTGGCCACCTAATCGGATCGGTTTTCTGTAAATAGATTTCCAAATTACCGCATTCAACCCCAGATCCCTGGTAAAAATTGAGTCAACCCCCCCTCAAACTAGGTAAAATATGAATCAGCGAAGTGGCATATCCACTTCGTCAAGGAAATTAATTTAACAGAAAATGGGTGTTAACGATGAGTTTTTTTGAATCTGAAATCGTGCAGCAAGAAGCCAAACAGTTGTTTGAAGATTACCAAACCCTAACTAGATTAGGCAGTAACTACGGCAAATTTGACAGAGAAGGGAAGAAACTGTTCATTGACCAAATGGAAGCCATGATGGAGCGTTATCGGATTTTTATGAAACGCTTTGAACTCTCAGAAGATTTTATGGCTCAAGTCACAATGGAACAGCTTAAAACTCAACTCAGTCAAGCGGGAATGACCCCGCAACAAATGTTTGATCAAATGCATTTAACCTTAGAAAGGATGAAAGCCGAAGTTGAACGGCAAAAATAAATTGGTTAGTGGTTATTAGTTATTCTTGGTTGGCTGACGAATAACCAATAACCAATAACCAATAACCAATAACCACTAACCACTAACCACTAACCACTAACCAACAACCAATAACCAATAACCAATAACCAAGTTTATTTCGGTGGTTCAAAAACCCAAGGATTTGTGAAACTTTCTGCCGGGACTCCCTGAAGCGCTTGCTGCATAAAATCACGCCAAATCGGTGCCACAAATCCACCACCTGTGGTTCCCCGAGGCATAGGAGTATAGTCATCATTGCCCACCCAAACAGCGACAGTCAACTGGGGCACATAGCCCACAAACCAAACATCCCGTTCAGAGGAAGTCGTCCCCGTCTTTCCCGCCGCTGGACGCCCAATCTGGGCTTGGGTGGCCGTCCCTTGACTAATCACCCCTTGCAGCACATCATTAATCGAAGCCGCTGACCAAGGATCCAAAACCAGTCGCCGTTTAGGAGTATTGTCCAGTAAAATTTTACCGTTGCTATCCGTGACCTGAACAATAGACGTGGGTTCTGAATACCAGCCATTAGAAGCAAACGTGGCATAAGCGCCCGCCATTTCCAGCGGCGTCACATCCACCGCACCCAGTGGCAAAGAAATCACTGGGGTAATCGGACTCTTAAACCCGATAACACGACAGACTTCAACCACTTTATTGAGTCCCACCTCTTGTCCGATTTTCACTGCCGGGATATTCAGCGAGACTTCCAAAGCTTTGCGAATTGACACCGCCCCTGAGAAAGAACCGCCATAGTTCTGTGGGCTGTAATAACCATCCCCATCTCGGTAACTGACTGGACTGTCATACACAACAGAACTTGGCGCATATTTACCACTAGCAAAAGCGGTGTAATACACAAAAGGCTTAAAAGCTGATCCGGGCTGACGTTGGGCTTGAATCGCTCGATTGTACTGACTTTTTTCAAAATCAGCGCCCCCCACCATTGCTTTCACAAAGTGAGTCCGAGGATCGACTGCCACCAAAGCAATTTGACCATTATCTCGGTCGTAAAATACTCCTTGGTTGTAAAACTGTTCGTGCCAACCGCGAATCGTTCTTTCTGCCATCCGTTGGAAGTTCATATCAATGGTGGTTTGCACTCGCATTCCACCTTTGAGGACAGCCTCACGACCAAATCGCTGATTTAACTCTTGAACTACCGCTTCGGTGACATAAGGCAGTTTACTGCCCCCAAAGGAGGTAATACGTCCCAGCAGCAAGGGTTGCTGACGAGCCGATTCCGCCTCTTCAGCAGTAATCCATTTCAGTGTCACCATGCGATCGAGAACCGTAGCCTGTCTTTGTTTGGCCAGCTTATAGTTGGTAAATGGGCTATACTCTTCAGGGGCTTGGATAATTCCCGCCATCATTGCCGCTTCCGCTAAGTTTAAGTCCGCAGCCGACTTATTAAAATAGCTTCTCGCGGCGGTTTCCACTCCATACAAGTTGTGACCCCAATAGACCTGATTGAG encodes:
- the lepB gene encoding signal peptidase I, with the protein product MTSEKQELATNQAADKWWPRLRENIVILAIALGLAFLIRLFVAEPRYIPSDSMAPTLQLGDRLVVEKISYRFRPPTLGDIIVFDPPETLQYQGYGKNQAFIKRIIGTSGQVITVDNSQVYVDNQPLTEEYIAEPPNYQWGPHSVPSEQLFVMGDNRNHSNDSHIWGFLPIENIIGRATFRFWPPNRIGFL
- a CDS encoding DUF1825 family protein, which gives rise to MSFFESEIVQQEAKQLFEDYQTLTRLGSNYGKFDREGKKLFIDQMEAMMERYRIFMKRFELSEDFMAQVTMEQLKTQLSQAGMTPQQMFDQMHLTLERMKAEVERQK
- a CDS encoding transglycosylase domain-containing protein, producing the protein MSTNTIPQNPPRDSAPVFNFLQDISKVTAGTLLGVTMLASSVVAGGLVGLAISFRNLPDVRVLRSYVPAETTHIYDIKGRLLTSLHDEANREVVPLNKISPNLKRAVMAIEDSHFYQHHGINPGGVMRALAANLEANDTVEGGSTLTMQLVKNLFLSPKRALSRKAAEAVLSIRLEQIFTKDQIMELYLNQVYWGHNLYGVETAARSYFNKSAADLNLAEAAMMAGIIQAPEEYSPFTNYKLAKQRQATVLDRMVTLKWITAEEAESARQQPLLLGRITSFGGSKLPYVTEAVVQELNQRFGREAVLKGGMRVQTTIDMNFQRMAERTIRGWHEQFYNQGVFYDRDNGQIALVAVDPRTHFVKAMVGGADFEKSQYNRAIQAQRQPGSAFKPFVYYTAFASGKYAPSSVVYDSPVSYRDGDGYYSPQNYGGSFSGAVSIRKALEVSLNIPAVKIGQEVGLNKVVEVCRVIGFKSPITPVISLPLGAVDVTPLEMAGAYATFASNGWYSEPTSIVQVTDSNGKILLDNTPKRRLVLDPWSAASINDVLQGVISQGTATQAQIGRPAAGKTGTTSSERDVWFVGYVPQLTVAVWVGNDDYTPMPRGTTGGGFVAPIWRDFMQQALQGVPAESFTNPWVFEPPK